Proteins encoded together in one Oncorhynchus keta strain PuntledgeMale-10-30-2019 unplaced genomic scaffold, Oket_V2 Un_contig_5400_pilon_pilon, whole genome shotgun sequence window:
- the LOC118382662 gene encoding paralemmin-2-like: MYAMEINVEKDRKTGDTRILSASSVSPDEVPDCGVKVFDDGRNVVYEVRSGGSSTLDNGVHHWSSQQVDELMKRVGATTGCAQGEAKVTVNPTDADDPKTSPRSIYHSADLPTNYTPYTTPPAVPSSATTAHKMPQPHAPSSPITTQPPPCREVIYGGEVTEAPQATAEKPITMIFMGNHNVDDQDEAKRLLGFDGSIKAEIVLIDEDDEKSLREKTVTDGYSTMDGNAADLVSGSRPLSDTTELSSEEGRELCHSHQGTPSPAGIEKKERCHCCTIM; the protein is encoded by the coding sequence ATGTACGCCATGGAGATCAATGTGgagaaggacagaaagacaggggaCACCAGGATCCTGTCAGCGTCTTCCGTCAGCCCTGACGAAGTGCCTGACTGCGGGGTCAAGGTTTTCGACGACGGCCGGAATGTTGTCTACGAGGTCCGCTCGGGGGGGTCCTCTACCCTGGACAACGGGGTTCACCACTGGAGCTCCCAACAGGTGGATGAGCTGATGAAGCGGGTCGGGGCGACCACCGGCTGTGCTCAGGGAGAGGCTAAGGTCACTGTCAACCCCACTGACGCTGATGACCCCAAAACCTCCCCCAGGTCCATTTACCACTCCGCTGACCTCCCTACCAACTACACCCCCTACACTACCCCCCCAGCTGTCCCTAGCTCTGCCACCACGGCCCACAAGATGCCCCAGCCCCACGCTCCAAGCTCCCCCATCACCACCCAGCCTCCACCCTGCCGGGAGGTGATATACGGGGGTGAGGTGACGGAGGCTCCCCAGGCTACGGCAGAGAAGCCGATCACGATGATCTTCATGGGCAATCATAATGTAGACGACCAGGATGAGGCCAAGAGGCTGCTGGGATTCGACGGCAGCATCAAGGCTGAGATCGTCCTGATCGATGAGGACGATGAGAAGTCGCTACGGGAGAAAACGGTGACAGACGGTTACTCCACCATGGACGGCAACGCCGCCGACCTGGTGTCCGGCTCCCGGCCGCTCAGTGACACAACCGAACTGTCGTCGGAGGAAGGACGAGAGCTCTGCCACAGCCACCAAGGAACTCCCTCCCCAGCAGGTATAGAGAAGAAAGAGCGCTGCCACTGCTGTACTATCATGTGA